A stretch of DNA from Pleurocapsa minor HA4230-MV1:
CGTAAGTAGGAAGTAGGAAGTAGGAAATAGGAAATATAACGCTTAGTTTTATTAGTTTACTCTACATTTTTAACTTTTTAAGCTGACATTTTGAAGAACTGTGGTTATAGTTGGGTACTGCTATTTATAAGCAATCTTAACTCAATTTTTTGACCTCAAATTGTCATTTTTGGGGTTCTACTAATATTTCTCAACTGTTATTTTTTTTAGTCCAGTAGATAACATATAACTAAGCATTATTTATGAATAGATATAGCGCAACAATTATTTCAATTGGGCTATCCTTGATCTTAATTAACAACTATTCTCTAGATAATGCGATTGCGCGGAGCGCACCAGCAAAGCTGATCGCCAAACAAGCTCCAGATAATCCAGTAAATAACTGTAATCAAATAAGTAATCAGGTTAACACACCATCAAATACTATTCCAGTTGACCAAATTGTCGCTTATCGTAATCTAGTAGCATCTACAAAAACTACGCCAAATGCTACTCAATATAGCTTTTGGTGGGCAGCATTACAGTTCGATCCGTTTGACGGTAAATTGGTACAAAATTGGTTTGCTTATCCACAAAAACAGCAGATCAATTTAGTTGTTAACTGGCAACTATGGACTTTACTTGACTATTTTGGACGCTATCGTTTTGTCAATCAGTTTGGTACTGTCGCCAGAAAATATGGTTATAGTCTAAATATTTTCAATCAAAAGGATCAGTGTTTGGCTAGCTATAAATATAACTCCACCAGCATTCCCCCTAAATGGGAACTGAATTTAGTACAATCAGGTAGAAGTAGTTTGCCTATTGAACCCGAACCACAGCAGCCATCTATTCTTGAAGTACCTTAGTTTAGGAAATAGGGAAGTAGGGAGATAGGGAGAGAAATAATTATAATTTATGATTATTGTTCCAAGTCTCAAACACAATCGTTAACGGAACAGCATTGTGTCAAGTAAAAAAATGTCAGAAAAAAGGGCAGCGATCGCCACCCCTATTTAACGAATATCTAATTCAGTAATCAGCGCGAAGTTGCGTTGCCCTAAAGGACTAGCTTCGCGTCGCGGGGGTTCCCCCCGTTGAGCAAACTTCGTAAGAAGTAACCAGTAATCACTACTTCTAACTTTTAACCAGCTTTTTAGTTTTGAGCTTACGCAGACGAATTGACTCTGGTGTGACTTCTACCAATTCATCAGAACCAATATATTCTAGAGCGCGTTCTAAGCTCATTTCAGTCGGAGCTTGTAGCTGAACTAATTCATCTCCACTTGCAGCACGATGGTTAGTGAGCTGCTTGGCTTTACAGACATTTAAATCAAGGTCTTGGGAACGATTATGTTCACCAACAATCATGCCTTTATAAACTTTGGTACCAGGAGTAATAAAGAATATTCCTCGATCTTCGGCATTTTTCAGAGCATAGAAAGTGGCTACACCTTCTTCAAAAGCAATAATTACGCCGTTGTAGCGAGTTTCTAGTTCACCAGAGAAGTCACGATACTCTAGAAAACTGTGGTTCATAATACCTTCACCACGAGTAATACGTACGAAGTCACCACGAAAACCAATCAAACCTCTAGCGGGGATAACAAACTCAAGTTGAGTCCGTCCAGCACCAGTTTGCATATCCTTCATTTCGCCTTTTCGCTGTCCAAGACGCTCAATACAGCTACCAACGGCAGCTTCAGGAACATCTAAGACAAGATACTCAAAAGGTTCACAGGGCTTACCTTTGATTTCGCGGTAGATTACCTGGGGTTGGGATACTTGAAATTCATATCCTTCTCGACGCATGGTTTCAATCAGGATACCTAAGTGTAGTTCCCCACGACCTGAAACCAAGAATTGTTCGGCTGAATCCCCGTCTTCCACCCGCAGAGCCACATTAGTTTCTAACTCTCGCATTAGGCGATCGCGGATTTGACGTGAGGTGACAAAATCGCCTTCCTGACCCGCAAACGGTGAATTATTAACCGAAAAGGTCATTTGTAAAGTAGGTTCGTCTACTTTAATCAGCGGTAGCGCTTGAGGCTCACTGGGACAAGTTATTGTCTCGCCAATATTGGCATCGGCAAAGCCTGATACCGCCACAATATTGCCTGCACTAGCTTCATCCATTTCCACCCGTGCTAGACCTTTAAAACCCATTAGCTTAGATATTTTGGCTTTAACAATCTTGCCATCTTCTTTAATCAAAGCCGCCTGTTGACCAGATTTTAATACACCGTTGTGAATTCTGCCGATCACAATCCGACCCAAATAGTCGGAATAATCAAGCGTTGTTACCTGTAGCTGTAAAGGCTTATCTACATCTCCTGCTGGAGGTGGGACATGATGAATAATCGCTTCAAATAGAGGTTGCATATCAACCCCTTCTTCATCTAGGGTTTCTTTCACATACCCTTCTAAACCAGAAGCATAAAGGGTAGTAAAGTCACACTGGTCATCATCTGCACCCAGTTCTACAAATAAATCAAATACTTTATCCACTGCGCCATCTGGGTGAGCGCGAGGACGATCGATCTTGTTAACTACTACAATCGGACGTAAGCCTTTTTCCAAAGCTTTTTTTAACACGAAGCGAGTCTGTGGCATCGGCCCTTCGTTAGCATCAACAATGAGGACACAACCGTCAACCATTCCCAGAACCCGTTCGACTTCACCACCGAAGTCAGCGTGGCCAGGAGTATCAACAATATTGATTAGAGTATCTTGATAGCTAACTGCGGTATTCTTGGACAGAATTGTAATTCCGCGTTCTCTTTCAAGATCGTTGGAGTCCATAACGCAATCTGGTACATCTTCGCCTTCGCGGAAAATACCCGATTGTTTGAGAAGTGCGTCTACGAGAGTGGTTTTACCGTGATCGACGTGAGCAATAATGGCGATGTTGCGAATAGGAAGAGACATATGATTGGTCTATTAGACTTTTGTATCTTTTTCTCAAAGATTCTTAATAATTATAGCTTAAGTTTGTTTTTATTTATCTTGAAATGTTATGGGTAAGAAAAGGATGAGACGAAAAAAAAGTTTTTTGCTAGTAGCTATTTTGGGGATTATCTTCGATCAGCTAACTAAATATATTGTCGTGCAAAATTTTGTTGAGGTTGGTACTACTTGGCCTATCTGGCAAAATGTGTTTCATTTAACCTATGTAGTTAACACGGGAGCGGCCTTTAGTTTCTTTCGCGGACAGGTTGATATTTTACGCTGGATTTCTCTCGTAGTGAGTTTGGTTTTGGTTACTTTCGTTTGGTACTCCCCTAGAATGACGTTACTAGAGCAATTGGGTTATGGATTTATCTTGTCAGGAGCAGTGGGGAACGGCATAGATCGCTTCTTATTTGGCTATGTGGTTGATTTTTTCGATTTTCGCCTGATTAATTTTCCTGTCTTTAATCTAGCTGATGTCGCCATTAATATTGGCGTGATTCTACTTTTAATAGCTAGTTTTGGTACACCATCTAAACCCAAAACAAATCAATAACTGATTAATTAATCTGAAGATATTGCTGCATAAAAGCATCAAGGAAATTACTGGGGAGATCTCTGTGACAGGAATGGCAATCAGATGGTGTTATGGCGATCGCAAATTTATAGCTAAAGCAACAATAATTAAACCTAAGTCAAATATTCAGCCAAATATGCCGATTTTCATGGTCAATTCTGCTCTTAAAATATCTCTACTTTTTAGGAACCAAATTATTACACATATTCTACAGATAAACTTATTTTCAATTAGCATAAATACTTAACAAAAGTTTTTGTACTCCAAGCTGAGAAGTTGTCTTGATTTAAGTTAAAATCCATATTTGATCGATCTTGTAGAGCTTGTATCTGTTAAAACTTTAGCTAGGAAATAGTCAATAATTACTAAGACAAGTTAAAGAATCAGGACAGGTTACTGGGGATCGATTTACGATGGCATCTAGTGACAGAAATACAGAAAAACCAGGAGGATTTGTGTACTTTATAATCTCTTAACTCTTAAATTTAACAAAAACCATTTATCTAGCAAAAATATTCAATTAACATTGTTTTCTGTAGGTAAAGTTTTAAGTATTATCAACACAAATTTTTTAGTTATCTCGCTTCAGTACTGAGTTGAGAAATAATCTTCATCAGCATTACATCACCGCTGAAAGAAATTTGGAGTTTTATTCTGCCACAACTACATAATTATTAGGAGAATCTATGACCGCAACCGTCGATAGACAAGTAGAGAACAGTCAAGAGCCAGCAAATCGTCAAGCAAGCCCACGCAAAATCGGCATTCCCAAAGAAATATATGCTAATGAATGTCGTGTAGCTGCTACACCCGATACAGTTAAAAAGCTACAGAAGTTAGGCTTCGAGATTTTGGTTGAAAGTAATGCAGGTGCAGCTGCTAACTTTACAGACCAGGCTTATCAAGAAGTGGATTGTAAAATTGTTCCCGATGCGACCTCTTTGTGGTCAGAAGCCGATATTATTCTCAAAGTTCGCGCTCCCGAAAATTCGGAAATTGAAGTGATGCCTGATGGTAAAACCATTATCAGTTTTATCTGGCCTGCACAAAATGAAGAATTATTAACTAAGCTAGCAAATCGCCAAGCAACGGTGATCGCAATGGATGCAGTGCCAAG
This window harbors:
- the typA gene encoding translational GTPase TypA, whose translation is MSLPIRNIAIIAHVDHGKTTLVDALLKQSGIFREGEDVPDCVMDSNDLERERGITILSKNTAVSYQDTLINIVDTPGHADFGGEVERVLGMVDGCVLIVDANEGPMPQTRFVLKKALEKGLRPIVVVNKIDRPRAHPDGAVDKVFDLFVELGADDDQCDFTTLYASGLEGYVKETLDEEGVDMQPLFEAIIHHVPPPAGDVDKPLQLQVTTLDYSDYLGRIVIGRIHNGVLKSGQQAALIKEDGKIVKAKISKLMGFKGLARVEMDEASAGNIVAVSGFADANIGETITCPSEPQALPLIKVDEPTLQMTFSVNNSPFAGQEGDFVTSRQIRDRLMRELETNVALRVEDGDSAEQFLVSGRGELHLGILIETMRREGYEFQVSQPQVIYREIKGKPCEPFEYLVLDVPEAAVGSCIERLGQRKGEMKDMQTGAGRTQLEFVIPARGLIGFRGDFVRITRGEGIMNHSFLEYRDFSGELETRYNGVIIAFEEGVATFYALKNAEDRGIFFITPGTKVYKGMIVGEHNRSQDLDLNVCKAKQLTNHRAASGDELVQLQAPTEMSLERALEYIGSDELVEVTPESIRLRKLKTKKLVKS
- a CDS encoding lipoprotein signal peptidase, which codes for MRRKKSFLLVAILGIIFDQLTKYIVVQNFVEVGTTWPIWQNVFHLTYVVNTGAAFSFFRGQVDILRWISLVVSLVLVTFVWYSPRMTLLEQLGYGFILSGAVGNGIDRFLFGYVVDFFDFRLINFPVFNLADVAINIGVILLLIASFGTPSKPKTNQ